In the Topomyia yanbarensis strain Yona2022 chromosome 3, ASM3024719v1, whole genome shotgun sequence genome, one interval contains:
- the LOC131690120 gene encoding uncharacterized protein LOC131690120, whose product MTFGGNQKSSACGCEISINMSSPADRHYPFDSPENKDGAPLYNSTDGFLPLGFSTPQHRSTTQNSAHSRNYYTAQPKYMLPRPRGYQHRGRNPQQNSAAAPPENSSPGNEDGPSIGPQERKNFETKRHWKGNFNNYNQQHNRQRQRFGFGHQSKGNSRYNIKDYFHPSMLENPWEHLERKSQQDKVENDDDSSEAGGGDGSSGAGED is encoded by the exons ATGACGTTTGGAGGTAATCAAAAATCGTCCGCTTGTGG TTGTGAAATATCAATAAACATGTCATCACCGGCCGATCGCCATTATCCGTTTGACTCGCCGGAAAACAAGGACGGAGCACCACTCTACAACAGCACCGATGGTTTTCTTCCGCTCGGCTTCAGTACGCCTCAACATCGAAGCACAACGCAAAACAGTGCGCACAGTCGAAACTACTATACGGCTCAGCCGAAATATATGCTTCCTCGCCCGAGAGGGTACCAGCACCGAGGTCGCAATCCTCAGCAGAATAGCGCAGCAGCACCACCAGAGAATTCCTCTCCCGGGAATGAGGATGGTCCAAGCATTGGTCCCCAGGAACGAAAAAATTTCGAAACGAAACGTCATTGGAAGGGTAACTTTAATAACTACAACCAGCAGCATAACCGCCAGAGGCAGAGGTTTGGTTTTGGGCATCAG AGCAAAGGTAATAGCAGATATAACATAAAGGATTACTTTCACCCTTCGATGCTGGAAAATCCTTGGGAACATTTAGAGCGAAAAAGTCAGCAGGATAAGGTCGAAAATGATGATGACTCCAGTGAAGCTGGTGGAGGTGACGGTAGCAGTGGAGCAGGAGAGGACTAA
- the LOC131691464 gene encoding post-GPI attachment to proteins factor 2-like, which yields MLPQYERLGDSGSGVADQTGRSAIRIRFGKLAVITVMFPVLGFLFCVVWSLLYNFDQANSTHCLVYNFLPSLSAAIGNYQPQRFVWQFSVLVHAPPRYAIAFLYKNFHVGLLRKRRKELAYLACILNITELSSLVGLTMWTSIDNYEVHKFCFTTFVIASMSYMIILIIINRATRELDILSASEKKSIKYKKRLFVANLCSILLAVYFFIRHNTYCERGVYSLFALSEYVYVYSNIGFHMTAYWDFISANLYFDWRNGIHFSSI from the exons ATGCTCCCCCAGTACGAACGGCTTGGGGACAGTGGCTCCGGCGTAGCCGACCAAACTGGTCGAAGTGCGATTCGTATCCGCTTCGGTAAGCTGGCTGTGATTACGGTAATGTTCCCAGTTCTGGGATTCCTGTTCTGTGTCGTGTGGTCTCTGCTGTACAATTTCGACCAGGCCAACTCAACCCACTGTCTTGTGTATAATTTCCTACCATCACTTTCGGCGGCAATTGGAAACTATCAGCCACAACGATTTGTATGGCAATTTTCGGTGCTGGTACACGCCCCACCGCGGTACGCGATCGCGTTTCTCTACAAAAACTTCCACGTGGGTTTGTTGCGCAAACGACGAAAGGAATTGGCCTATCTAGCATGCATACTAAACATTACGGAACTGAGCTCGCTGGTTGGGCTTACCATGTGGACTTCGATTGATAACTATG AAGTGCACAAGTTTTGCTTTACTACATTTGTAATTGCATCGATGAGCTATATGATCATACTGATCATCATCAATCGAGCAACCCGAGAACTCGATATTCTGTCCGCGTCGGAAAAGAAATCTATAAAATACAAGAAAAGACTGTTCGTTGCAAATCTCTGCTCAATCCTACTGGCAGTTTACTTCTTTATTAGGCACAACACTTATTGTGAACGCGGAG TCTATTCACTCTTCGCTTTGAGTGAGTATGTATACGTGTACAGTAATATTGGCTTCCACATGACAGCATATTGGGATTTTATTAGTGCGAATCTTTACTTCGACTGGAGGAACGGTATACACTTCTCAAGCATTTGA